CAAGTACAAGTAAATACGTTAATATGGAGAAAAAGTTATGGAGAATTACCTTACATTGTAAAATTGCTTAAGGAATTAGGAGTAAAAGTTTGGGAAGTTTTCTTCTTAATTCCAGTAGGAAGGGGTACTATTGAGCTTGATATTCCTAAAGAGAAATATAAAGATGTAATCGATTTCTTAGTTGAAGCTTCTAGATATGACATAGTAGTAAGGACTGTTGAAGCACCTTTCTTCAGAAGAGCTAAGTTAGAATATAAGGAGGAAAATAACGAACTAATTCAAAAGTTAAGGGAACTATTAGGAGAACCTAAAAAGAATGTTGATAAAAGTATAATGCCTACGAGAGACGGAGCTGGAGTAATATTTGTAGCATATAATGGTGATATTTATCCAAGTGGTTTTCTACCAATAAAATTAGGTAATGTAAGGGAAGAAAGTATAGTGAATATTTATAGAAACTCAGAATTACTTAAAATGATTAAAGCTGGCAAACTTAAAGGAAAATGCGGAATTTGTGCTTATACAAATATATGTGGTGGAAGTAGGGCTAGAGCTTATGCCGTTTATAATGATCCTTTAGCCGAAGACCCAGCATGCCCTTATTAGTTCGTTTTCAAACTATATATTATGAAAATCTTCAAGTGGTTTTCAATTTCTGACTTAGCTTTAGGAACATGGAAAATGGGTGGAGGATTTTGGCAAGCAGATTACTCTAATGATCAAAATGATATAAAAGCGATCAAAAGGGCAATAGAACTAGGAATTACCGCGATAGATACAGCAGAAATGTATGGAAATGGACACGCAGAAGAACTAGTAGGAAAAGCTATTAAAGACTTTAAGAGAGATGATCTTTTTATTATAACAAAAGTGTGGCCAAACCACGCTAGATATGAGGATACAATAAAATCAGCAATAGCGAGTTCAAAAAGACTAGGGACTTATATTGATTTATATCTTCTTCATTGGCCTTCAGAAGTACCTATATGTGAAACAATAAAGGCATTTGAAGACCTAGTTGACAGAGGTATTATTAGATTTTTTGGATTAAGTAATTT
The nucleotide sequence above comes from Sulfurisphaera javensis. Encoded proteins:
- a CDS encoding TIGR04053 family radical SAM/SPASM domain-containing protein — encoded protein: MPFEESPHLVFWEVTKACPLACKHCRANAIDKPLPGELTTNEGKKLLEDIAQFGKVVIVFTGGDPLSREDIFELMDYAKSLGLIVSLAPAPSYRLNEETMKRIKELALYMSISLDGYKPETHDWLRGLGNYKYAINGIKLGLKYGIQVQVNTLIWRKSYGELPYIVKLLKELGVKVWEVFFLIPVGRGTIELDIPKEKYKDVIDFLVEASRYDIVVRTVEAPFFRRAKLEYKEENNELIQKLRELLGEPKKNVDKSIMPTRDGAGVIFVAYNGDIYPSGFLPIKLGNVREESIVNIYRNSELLKMIKAGKLKGKCGICAYTNICGGSRARAYAVYNDPLAEDPACPY
- a CDS encoding aldo/keto reductase; this encodes MKIFKWFSISDLALGTWKMGGGFWQADYSNDQNDIKAIKRAIELGITAIDTAEMYGNGHAEELVGKAIKDFKRDDLFIITKVWPNHARYEDTIKSAIASSKRLGTYIDLYLLHWPSEVPICETIKAFEDLVDRGIIRFFGLSNFKWKEIEKAKECLRKYEIVAVENHYSLWDRSDEDTLNYANKNGLLYLSYTPIEKGRIASDKILVEMGKKYNKTPIQIAINWYIQIPSLVPIIKSSNVKHLEENIGALGWSLTKEDWNKISESYK